A segment of the Thermus hydrothermalis genome:
CACTACGCCGGCATCACCCGGGACAACTTCCACTGGAAGATGCCCCTGGAGGACTGGGAGCTGGTGCTTAGGGTGAACCTCACGGGGAGCTTCCTGGTGGCCAAAGCGGCCTCGGAGGCCATGCGGGAGCGGAACCCGGGGAGCATCGTGCTCACGGCGAGCCGGGTGTACCTGGGGAACCTGGGGCAGGCGAACTATGCGGCCTCCAAGGCGGGGGTGGTGGGGCTCACGCGCACCTTGGCCCTGGAGCTTGGCCGGTACGGGATCCGGGTGAACGCCTTGGCCCCGGGGTTTATCGAAACGCGGATGACGGCCAAGGTGCCGGAGAAGGTGCGGGAGAAGGCCATCCAGGCCACGCCCTTGGGGCGGGCGGGGAGCCCCATGGAGGTGGCCTATGCGGCGCTTTTCCTGGTTTCCGACGAGTCTAGCTTCATCACCGGCCAGGTGCTCTTCGTGGACGG
Coding sequences within it:
- a CDS encoding SDR family oxidoreductase; translated protein: MRLKDKVVLITGAAHGIGRATLELFAREGARLVAADIEEGPLEEAASATGAMPLVMDVADPASVERGFGEALARFGRLDGVVHYAGITRDNFHWKMPLEDWELVLRVNLTGSFLVAKAASEAMRERNPGSIVLTASRVYLGNLGQANYAASKAGVVGLTRTLALELGRYGIRVNALAPGFIETRMTAKVPEKVREKAIQATPLGRAGSPMEVAYAALFLVSDESSFITGQVLFVDGGRTIGAAPA